A genomic window from Chitinophaga pollutisoli includes:
- the pafA gene encoding alkaline phosphatase PafA, with the protein MSRIKMLAVFLLMSAPVAFGQKATSPTKGFPPNYGKKAENHVARPKLVVGMVVDQMRWDFLYRYYDRYTNDGFRRLISEGFSCENTLIPYTPTITACGHTCAYTGSVPAIHGIIGNNWYGREVKRSVYCTEDTNAVAVGGSAAAGAMSPKNMRTTTITDELRLATNFRSKTVGIAIKDRGAILPAGHTATAAYWYDGVTGNMMTSNFYMNELPAWANAFNRRQLPREYISKPWNTLYPVDTYIQSTADEKPYEGRFKGQDNTSFPHELAGSAGNAFGILSSTPFGNTYTLEFAKAAMEGHQLGKGPVTDFLAVSLSSTDYIGHQHGPNSVETEDAYLRLDKDLGDFFKYLDQKVGKGQWLFFITADHGVAHVPGFMQENHMHAGLFDDGAMMKSLNAGIEKEFGFKKAIIASYNYQFWLDNDGLRAAGKLEEAKAYILREGLKFNGVANMIDHHALGSTALPEPQKPMVTNGYNVLRSGDIMVLLQPGYFDGGKTGTTHGQWNPYDAHIPLVWMGWGVKPGKTNRTTHMTDIAPTVAAMLRIQMPNGNVGHPITEVSH; encoded by the coding sequence ATGAGCCGTATTAAAATGCTAGCCGTATTCCTGTTGATGTCGGCCCCGGTTGCTTTTGGTCAAAAGGCCACGTCGCCCACCAAAGGCTTTCCGCCCAACTACGGGAAAAAAGCAGAAAATCATGTTGCCCGCCCGAAACTCGTGGTGGGGATGGTAGTGGATCAAATGAGATGGGATTTCCTCTACCGCTATTACGACCGCTATACGAACGACGGCTTCCGGCGCCTCATCAGCGAAGGGTTCTCCTGCGAAAACACGCTGATCCCCTATACGCCGACCATCACCGCCTGCGGCCACACCTGCGCCTACACCGGCTCCGTTCCCGCCATCCATGGCATAATCGGCAATAACTGGTACGGCCGCGAAGTGAAACGCTCCGTGTACTGCACCGAAGATACCAATGCCGTGGCCGTTGGCGGCAGCGCCGCCGCCGGCGCCATGAGCCCCAAAAACATGCGTACCACCACCATCACCGACGAACTGCGCCTGGCTACCAACTTCCGCAGCAAAACGGTGGGTATCGCCATCAAAGACCGCGGCGCCATCCTCCCCGCAGGCCACACCGCCACCGCGGCGTACTGGTACGACGGCGTTACCGGGAACATGATGACCTCCAACTTCTACATGAACGAACTGCCGGCCTGGGCCAACGCCTTCAACCGCCGCCAGCTCCCCCGCGAATACATCTCCAAACCCTGGAACACGCTCTACCCCGTAGATACGTACATTCAGAGCACGGCAGACGAAAAGCCCTACGAAGGCAGGTTCAAAGGCCAGGATAACACTTCCTTCCCCCACGAACTGGCAGGCTCCGCAGGCAACGCATTCGGCATCCTCTCCTCCACACCCTTCGGCAACACTTACACCCTTGAGTTCGCCAAAGCCGCCATGGAAGGCCACCAGCTCGGAAAAGGCCCCGTGACCGACTTCCTCGCCGTGAGCCTCTCATCCACCGACTATATCGGCCACCAGCACGGCCCCAACTCCGTGGAAACGGAAGACGCCTACCTGCGCCTCGATAAAGACCTGGGCGATTTCTTCAAATACCTCGACCAGAAAGTAGGTAAAGGCCAATGGCTCTTCTTCATCACCGCTGATCACGGCGTAGCGCACGTTCCCGGCTTCATGCAGGAGAACCACATGCACGCCGGTTTGTTCGACGACGGTGCTATGATGAAATCCCTGAACGCCGGTATCGAAAAGGAGTTCGGCTTCAAGAAAGCAATTATTGCTTCGTATAACTACCAGTTCTGGCTCGATAACGACGGACTGCGCGCAGCGGGCAAGCTCGAAGAAGCGAAGGCCTATATCCTCCGCGAAGGATTGAAATTCAATGGCGTAGCCAATATGATCGATCACCACGCACTGGGCTCCACCGCGCTCCCCGAGCCGCAGAAACCCATGGTCACCAACGGTTACAACGTACTGCGCTCCGGCGATATCATGGTGCTGCTGCAACCGGGTTATTTCGACGGCGGCAAAACCGGTACCACCCACGGCCAGTGGAACCCTTACGACGCGCACATTCCCCTCGTATGGATGGGCTGGGGCGTGAAGCCGGGTAAAACCAACCGTACCACGCACATGACCGACATTGCGCCCACCGTGGCGGCCATGCTCCGGATCCAGATGCCGAACGGCAACGTCGGCCATCCGATCACCGAAGTATCGCACTAA
- a CDS encoding PepSY-associated TM helix domain-containing protein, giving the protein MALSQQIFRLHRISGLIAGVFLLLLSFTGSMLVFSDEIDYALNKKHFHVQPQGERQSLTALYQAGLQSLPGRPYLAFSRIPKAPEDVLVMRAEYDAENKIYLYINPYTAEVVHIRGNKEYFTGALLFLHFTLLSGRNGSIVILVVAFVMLIAIATGRYVYRKHVWKVLLFRDKIEWKVRRRRWRNLHRIVGVWSMVFNVLLIITGILIQWSVVGARVGKKAPSVALEQPIDFDALATKARAAIPGFDLTMIRPPRTAGLPVVFLGNAGEPKLFGELSTTISLLPESGEVVKKNIFSEASLSAKWNAAVKPLHFGNYGGIPLKILYSLLGLAPGALAVSGVLIWYRRRWMSPARKKSASV; this is encoded by the coding sequence ATGGCATTATCGCAACAGATATTCCGGCTGCACCGGATTTCAGGCTTAATAGCAGGGGTTTTTCTCCTGCTATTAAGCTTTACGGGTAGTATGCTCGTTTTCAGCGACGAGATCGATTACGCGCTCAATAAAAAACATTTCCATGTGCAGCCGCAGGGAGAACGGCAATCGCTCACCGCGCTATACCAGGCCGGACTCCAATCGCTGCCGGGCAGGCCTTACCTGGCCTTTTCCCGCATCCCGAAAGCGCCGGAAGACGTACTCGTGATGCGCGCGGAATATGACGCGGAAAACAAGATTTACCTCTACATCAATCCCTACACCGCGGAAGTAGTCCATATCCGCGGGAACAAGGAATACTTCACCGGCGCCTTGCTTTTCCTGCATTTCACCCTCCTGAGCGGGCGCAACGGTTCCATCGTGATCCTCGTTGTAGCTTTCGTGATGCTCATCGCTATCGCCACGGGACGCTACGTGTACCGGAAACATGTGTGGAAAGTGCTGCTTTTCCGCGATAAGATCGAATGGAAAGTGCGGCGCCGCCGATGGCGGAACCTGCATCGCATCGTGGGGGTTTGGTCGATGGTTTTCAACGTGCTGCTGATCATTACCGGCATTCTCATTCAATGGTCGGTGGTGGGGGCTCGCGTGGGTAAGAAAGCGCCTTCCGTCGCTTTGGAACAACCTATCGATTTCGACGCCCTGGCTACAAAGGCCCGTGCCGCCATCCCGGGGTTCGACCTCACCATGATACGGCCGCCGCGTACGGCGGGATTGCCCGTGGTGTTCCTGGGCAATGCCGGCGAACCGAAGCTGTTCGGGGAATTATCTACGACCATTTCCCTTTTGCCGGAAAGCGGGGAAGTCGTGAAGAAGAACATTTTCAGTGAAGCTTCGCTGTCCGCCAAATGGAACGCCGCCGTGAAACCCCTTCACTTCGGGAACTACGGCGGCATTCCGCTAAAAATACTCTACAGTTTGCTCGGGTTGGCACCAGGTGCGCTCGCGGTTTCGGGGGTACTGATCTGGTATCGCCGCAGATGGATGTCTCCCGCGAGAAAAAAGTCAGCGTCCGTCTAA
- a CDS encoding pyridoxal phosphate-dependent aminotransferase family protein, whose amino-acid sequence MDIFEKLLKHMGPIGEHSERAHGYFAFPKLEGEIGPRMKFRGKDKIVWSLNNYLGLANHPEVRATDAKAAADFGLASPMGARMMSGNTNYHEQLEKELSEYMGKEDTTLLNYGYQGIMSAIDAICNRRDVIVYDAECHASIIDGLRLHQGHRYVFKHNDIEDLEKQLRRATEYIKNSGGGILVVTEGVFGMAGDQGKLKEIAALKDSFEFRLMVDDAHGFGTMGKTGAGTGEEQGVQDKIDLLFNTFAKSGASIGAFMSGDKAIINYLRYNMRSQIFAKSIPLPLVIGHLKRVQLMRTHPEMKAKLWSNVNKLQQGLRDRGFNIGKTDSPVTPIYLQGDIPEATAMCLDLRENYNIFCSIVVYPVIPKGQIIYRLIPTAAHSDEDIELTLKAFTETKAKLDAKAYAVAEIPVV is encoded by the coding sequence ATGGACATATTCGAGAAACTGCTGAAGCATATGGGTCCGATCGGGGAGCACTCCGAGCGCGCCCATGGATACTTTGCTTTCCCCAAGCTGGAAGGCGAGATCGGCCCCCGTATGAAATTCCGGGGCAAGGACAAGATCGTTTGGAGCCTCAACAACTACCTGGGCCTGGCCAACCACCCGGAGGTGAGGGCAACGGACGCCAAAGCTGCGGCGGATTTCGGTCTGGCCTCCCCTATGGGCGCCCGCATGATGAGCGGTAACACCAATTACCACGAGCAGCTGGAAAAAGAGCTGAGCGAGTACATGGGCAAGGAAGACACGACCCTCCTCAACTACGGCTACCAGGGCATCATGAGCGCCATCGACGCGATCTGCAACCGCCGGGATGTGATCGTATACGACGCGGAGTGCCACGCTTCCATCATCGACGGCCTGCGCCTGCACCAGGGGCACCGCTATGTGTTCAAGCACAATGATATCGAAGACCTCGAAAAACAACTCCGCCGCGCCACGGAATACATCAAAAACAGCGGCGGCGGCATCCTGGTGGTAACGGAAGGCGTGTTCGGCATGGCCGGCGACCAGGGCAAGCTGAAAGAAATCGCAGCGCTGAAAGATAGTTTCGAATTCCGGTTGATGGTAGACGACGCCCACGGCTTCGGTACCATGGGCAAAACCGGCGCCGGCACCGGCGAAGAGCAGGGCGTACAGGACAAAATCGACCTGCTGTTCAACACTTTCGCGAAATCCGGTGCATCCATCGGGGCGTTCATGAGCGGCGACAAAGCCATCATCAACTACCTCCGCTACAACATGCGCTCCCAGATCTTCGCCAAATCCATCCCCCTGCCCCTCGTTATCGGGCACCTGAAGCGCGTACAGCTTATGCGCACGCACCCCGAGATGAAGGCGAAACTCTGGAGCAATGTGAACAAACTGCAACAAGGCCTGCGCGACCGTGGTTTCAACATCGGCAAAACCGATTCCCCCGTTACGCCGATCTACCTGCAGGGCGACATTCCGGAGGCTACGGCCATGTGCCTCGACCTCCGCGAGAACTACAATATTTTCTGCTCTATCGTGGTATACCCCGTTATCCCGAAAGGACAGATCATCTACCGCCTGATCCCCACCGCGGCGCACTCCGACGAAGATATTGAGCTCACGCTCAAAGCCTTCACGGAAACCAAAGCCAAGCTCGACGCGAAGGCTTACGCCGTAGCGGAAATTCCGGTAGTATAA
- a CDS encoding tetratricopeptide repeat protein, which produces MNHDFPSFNEFNEDFEDLRDLLQQFENLKEGRSHAFLDEDSFEQIIDYYDEHDELNNAMQAVEIAIEQFPFSSALLLKKSALLIETKKYREALQLLEKAALLDSNDINLYILKTDVYLAMNQHEKAAALLEEQIQHFEGEDRTDLLLELADVYDDWEEFEKVFDCLKMLLEYDPNNEEALHKICFWTEFTGRNEESIRLHTNIINEHPYNQLAWFNLGTAYQGLKLYEKSIDAYQYAVVIDEKFDYAYRNMGDAYIRLRKYNDAIEVLQKHLEIAKPEDVIYEAIGHCYEKMRKYTQARYYYRKAVHLSPSDDKLYLKIAKCYMTEENWENAVRALQSALRINKQSAEYNITLGQCYLQLGMDKEALVQFLNAVRLRPSNTSAWKEFIRGLYLAGHTDEAMHQLDNAEAKVGRKPVFLYYRAAILIAMGRTKDGLLHLETALQHFPRQVKRFLELDPSILQHPIIVELIGRYRRKR; this is translated from the coding sequence ATGAATCACGACTTCCCATCATTTAATGAGTTTAACGAGGATTTTGAAGATTTGAGGGACTTGCTTCAGCAATTTGAAAATCTTAAGGAAGGGCGCTCCCACGCCTTTCTGGACGAAGATTCCTTTGAGCAGATCATTGACTATTACGATGAGCACGACGAGCTCAACAACGCCATGCAGGCTGTTGAAATCGCCATCGAGCAGTTCCCCTTCTCCTCCGCACTGCTCCTGAAAAAATCAGCACTCCTGATCGAAACCAAAAAGTACCGCGAAGCGCTCCAGCTCCTCGAAAAAGCCGCCCTTCTCGATTCCAACGATATCAACCTGTACATCCTCAAGACCGACGTCTATCTCGCCATGAACCAACACGAGAAAGCCGCCGCCCTGCTGGAAGAACAGATACAACACTTCGAAGGGGAAGACCGTACCGATCTCCTCCTCGAACTGGCCGACGTGTACGACGACTGGGAGGAATTCGAAAAAGTATTCGACTGCCTCAAGATGCTCCTCGAATACGATCCCAACAACGAAGAAGCGCTCCATAAAATCTGCTTCTGGACCGAGTTTACGGGCCGTAATGAAGAAAGCATCCGCCTGCACACCAACATCATCAACGAGCACCCCTACAACCAGCTTGCCTGGTTCAACCTGGGCACCGCTTACCAGGGGCTCAAACTCTACGAAAAGTCTATCGACGCCTACCAGTACGCCGTCGTGATCGATGAAAAATTCGATTACGCCTACCGCAACATGGGCGACGCATATATCCGTCTCCGTAAATACAACGACGCCATCGAAGTGCTCCAGAAACACCTTGAGATCGCCAAACCGGAAGACGTCATCTACGAAGCTATCGGCCACTGCTACGAAAAAATGCGCAAGTACACCCAGGCGCGTTACTACTACCGCAAGGCCGTGCATCTCAGTCCAAGCGACGATAAACTGTATCTCAAAATCGCCAAATGCTACATGACGGAGGAAAATTGGGAGAACGCCGTGCGCGCCCTCCAATCCGCCCTCCGCATCAACAAGCAAAGCGCCGAATACAATATCACCCTGGGCCAATGTTACCTGCAGCTGGGGATGGACAAGGAAGCGCTCGTCCAGTTCCTCAACGCCGTACGCCTCCGGCCTTCGAACACTTCCGCGTGGAAGGAGTTCATCCGCGGGCTGTACCTGGCGGGGCATACCGACGAAGCCATGCACCAGCTCGACAATGCAGAGGCGAAAGTGGGCCGCAAGCCCGTTTTCCTCTACTACCGGGCCGCCATCCTCATCGCTATGGGGCGCACGAAAGACGGGCTCCTGCATCTCGAAACCGCCCTGCAGCATTTCCCGCGCCAGGTCAAAAGGTTCCTCGAACTGGATCCTTCCATCCTCCAGCACCCCATTATCGTGGAGCTGATCGGCCGCTACAGGCGCAAACGGTGA
- a CDS encoding TonB-dependent receptor: protein MRTVIIAAALLAGANGAQAQQGVIRGTVRNEQGQPVPFVNVSIPALKKGTIASASGTFLLAAPQGEHTIRISGVGQKSLEQGARFRTDTTITDITLQSNSDLNEVVVSASRRRETLDEVPSSITIVGPRELETQKSINNNLGDIMAMAVPGLGFSTNQTSNTGQTLRGRNLLVMVDGIPQSTPLRAGGRDIRSIDPSAIERIEVIKGATAIYGNGADGGLINYITKKGQPGKPLSGQTTIGGNTQLKSAQHTAGFKVGQLLSGSKGKFDFVVSGQYEQTGVYKDATGQVLSPEYGLGETQLWNGFGKIGFSIDPKNRLELTYNFFQSTQKSDYILKKGIYGDSASIGIPGTRPGSPEGTPFNHNASLHWSSQGIVGGTDLDVNVYMQRFRTIYSFVDSWPGGGQSQINSKKQGVRVNFNTPIRAGKNIDIEAMYGLDFMNDITNQDLVDGRTWAPEMDMKNYAPYAQLKTTLFRHWVLKAGARYENINIGVPDYTTIISKNNTTGEYNVGGVAVKGGGLSYNAFVYNAGLRYNEWSFLKPFLSYSQSFSIADLGRTLRSAKENTLSLINSKAVIAHNYEAGASSTLGPVNLEASYYISTSKLGSSYVLTDGRFEIARNPEKVYGFEFAADARLLNNLQAGASYSFVEGKIDKDNNGKYKDAADAWMGGDRIAPQKITAYVQYEPIAPLSLRVQMLQALKRDRFEPGANGKYVYPQGPVNSFALFSLFSSFRFDGHSSITLGVENLFNKDYYTVFSQWDARDENYVKGNGARLNLQYTYKF, encoded by the coding sequence ATGAGAACAGTGATTATTGCCGCCGCCTTGCTTGCCGGCGCCAACGGCGCCCAGGCGCAACAAGGTGTGATCCGCGGCACAGTCCGCAACGAGCAGGGCCAACCCGTTCCTTTCGTCAATGTGAGCATTCCCGCCCTGAAAAAAGGGACCATCGCTTCCGCCAGCGGCACTTTCCTCCTTGCCGCGCCCCAGGGCGAACATACCATCCGCATTTCGGGCGTGGGCCAGAAAAGCCTGGAACAAGGCGCCCGCTTCCGTACAGACACCACCATTACCGATATTACCCTGCAATCCAACAGCGATTTGAATGAAGTCGTGGTTTCCGCCAGCCGCCGCAGGGAAACGCTCGACGAAGTACCTTCGTCTATCACCATCGTGGGGCCCCGCGAGCTGGAGACACAGAAAAGCATTAATAATAACCTGGGTGATATCATGGCCATGGCCGTCCCCGGCCTGGGCTTCAGCACCAACCAAACCAGCAATACCGGCCAAACCCTCCGCGGGCGCAACCTCCTCGTGATGGTCGACGGCATCCCGCAATCCACGCCCCTCCGGGCCGGCGGGCGCGATATCCGCTCCATCGACCCCTCCGCCATCGAGCGCATTGAAGTCATTAAAGGCGCCACGGCGATCTACGGCAACGGAGCCGACGGTGGCCTGATCAACTATATCACCAAGAAAGGCCAGCCCGGCAAGCCCCTCAGCGGCCAAACCACTATCGGCGGCAATACCCAGCTGAAAAGCGCGCAGCATACCGCGGGCTTCAAAGTGGGGCAGCTGCTGTCCGGCTCCAAAGGGAAGTTCGACTTCGTGGTTTCCGGCCAGTACGAGCAAACCGGGGTGTATAAAGACGCCACGGGCCAGGTACTTTCCCCGGAGTACGGTCTGGGTGAAACCCAGCTCTGGAACGGTTTCGGAAAGATCGGGTTCAGCATAGACCCTAAAAACAGGCTGGAGCTGACGTACAACTTCTTCCAGAGCACGCAAAAGAGTGATTACATCCTCAAAAAAGGCATTTACGGCGATTCCGCGTCCATCGGCATTCCCGGTACGCGCCCCGGTTCCCCGGAAGGCACGCCTTTCAACCACAACGCCAGCCTGCACTGGAGCAGCCAGGGCATCGTGGGCGGAACGGACCTCGACGTGAACGTATACATGCAGCGCTTCCGGACGATCTACAGTTTCGTGGATTCCTGGCCGGGCGGCGGGCAATCGCAGATCAACAGCAAGAAGCAAGGCGTGCGGGTGAATTTCAATACGCCCATCCGCGCCGGGAAAAACATAGACATCGAAGCCATGTACGGTCTCGATTTCATGAACGATATCACGAACCAGGACCTGGTAGACGGCCGCACCTGGGCGCCTGAAATGGACATGAAGAACTATGCGCCCTACGCCCAGCTGAAAACGACGCTCTTCCGCCACTGGGTGCTGAAAGCCGGGGCACGGTATGAAAATATCAACATCGGCGTTCCCGATTATACCACCATCATCAGCAAAAACAACACCACCGGCGAATACAATGTGGGCGGCGTGGCCGTGAAAGGCGGCGGCCTCAGCTACAACGCGTTCGTATATAATGCAGGGCTGCGATATAACGAGTGGTCCTTCCTCAAGCCCTTCCTGAGCTATTCGCAGAGCTTCTCCATCGCCGACCTGGGCCGCACGCTCCGTTCCGCGAAAGAGAACACGCTTTCCCTCATCAATTCCAAAGCAGTGATCGCGCATAACTACGAAGCAGGCGCCAGCAGCACCCTAGGCCCGGTGAACCTCGAAGCCAGCTACTACATCAGCACCTCCAAACTGGGATCTTCCTACGTGCTGACCGACGGCCGTTTCGAGATCGCGCGGAACCCGGAGAAAGTGTACGGTTTTGAATTCGCGGCAGACGCAAGGCTGCTGAATAACCTCCAGGCCGGCGCTTCCTACTCTTTCGTGGAAGGCAAAATCGATAAAGACAACAACGGCAAATATAAAGACGCGGCAGACGCCTGGATGGGCGGCGACCGCATCGCGCCGCAGAAGATCACCGCCTACGTGCAATACGAGCCCATCGCGCCGTTGAGCCTCCGCGTGCAGATGCTCCAGGCTTTAAAGCGCGACCGCTTCGAACCCGGCGCCAACGGGAAGTACGTGTACCCGCAAGGACCGGTGAACAGCTTCGCGCTCTTCAGCCTGTTCTCCAGCTTCCGGTTCGACGGCCACAGCAGCATTACGCTCGGGGTGGAGAACCTGTTCAACAAAGATTACTATACCGTATTTTCGCAATGGGATGCCCGTGACGAGAACTATGTGAAAGGCAACGGCGCGCGCCTCAACCTCCAGTACACTTATAAGTTTTAA
- a CDS encoding enoyl-CoA hydratase-related protein, with protein MSGITYTVAGRIATITLNRPEKRNALSGAVVRELREAFAQAEADEAVKVVVLAANGKAFCAGADLDYLRQLQEFHFEDNYADSRELMQLFREIYELKKVVIARIEGDALAGGCGLATVADLSYAVPEARFGYTEVRIGFVPALVSVFLVRKIGEGRARELMLTGKLVDAATAERYGMITAVVPAGQMAGHVQAVAEGLCAEASSNSLTVTKQLIANVFDVSLEDGLEAAARTNAETRRHPDCQKGIAAFLDKQKPEW; from the coding sequence ATGTCTGGTATCACCTATACGGTGGCGGGTAGGATCGCCACTATAACGCTGAACCGCCCGGAGAAGCGGAACGCGCTCAGCGGGGCCGTGGTGCGCGAATTGCGGGAAGCGTTCGCACAGGCGGAGGCCGACGAGGCGGTGAAAGTAGTAGTGCTGGCCGCCAACGGGAAAGCCTTTTGTGCCGGGGCCGACCTGGATTATCTCCGGCAGTTGCAGGAATTTCATTTTGAAGATAACTATGCCGACTCCCGGGAGCTGATGCAGCTGTTCCGGGAAATATATGAATTGAAGAAGGTGGTGATCGCCCGGATAGAGGGAGACGCCCTGGCGGGTGGTTGCGGATTAGCCACGGTGGCGGATCTTAGCTATGCCGTCCCGGAAGCGCGGTTTGGGTATACGGAAGTGAGGATCGGGTTTGTGCCGGCGCTGGTGAGCGTGTTCCTCGTCCGCAAGATCGGGGAGGGTAGGGCGCGGGAGCTGATGCTGACGGGTAAGCTCGTGGATGCCGCCACGGCGGAACGATACGGGATGATTACAGCTGTGGTGCCGGCAGGCCAGATGGCAGGGCACGTGCAGGCGGTAGCGGAGGGCCTTTGCGCGGAGGCGTCTTCAAACTCGCTGACGGTTACCAAGCAATTGATAGCCAACGTATTCGACGTATCCCTGGAAGACGGGCTCGAAGCAGCGGCCCGCACCAATGCCGAAACCCGGCGCCATCCCGATTGCCAGAAAGGGATCGCCGCTTTTCTTGACAAACAGAAACCTGAATGGTAA
- the purL gene encoding phosphoribosylformylglycinamidine synthase subunit PurL produces the protein MQTTTVETAEQLGLTADEFERIKTILGRTPNFTELSMYSVMWSEHCSYKNSIVWLKSLPREGGRLLVKAGEENAGLVDIGDGWACVFKIESHNHPSALEPFQGAATGVGGIHRDIFTMGARPIAALNSLRFGNINDKKNQHLLKGVVHGIGHYGNCFGVPTVGGEVYFEDCYGTNPLVNAMSVGVLKVGTMVSATSYGEGNPVFIVGSATGKDGIGGASFASADITEESAKDLPAVQVGDPFQEKKLLEACLEVVKTNALVGMQDMGAAGITCSTAEMSAKGEHGMIIHLDKVPTRQSNMKGWEMLLSESQERMLIVVHKGREKEVLDIFEKWDLHCVQIGEVTKDPVLRFYMNGELEAEVPAESLVLGGGAPQYHRAYVEPKYFEKVKQFDIQNIPDVADARKVAEKIAQLPNIASKRWVYTQYDSMVGTANASTNAPSDASIVVVKGSKKALAVTTDCNSRYVYADPHTGGQIAVAEAARNIVCSGGEPVAITNCLNFGNPYDPEVYYQFVHAIQGMGEACRKFNTPVTGGNVSFYNQSPDGPVYPTPTIGMLGVLDTMDQRITLDFKNNGDLIYLVGRSYNDISSSEYLHKLVGVEFSPAPHFKLEEEHRLQQAITKLNAAGLVQSAHDVSEGGLFITLLESAMAGKSGFEINTNKDFRKDAFLFGEAQSRVVVTVNPADKEKFESLLHGLVDASATSVRFELLGTVKGNSMIVDGENWGNTADWKVKYDTALESHL, from the coding sequence ATGCAAACGACCACAGTTGAAACCGCCGAACAGTTAGGACTGACAGCTGACGAATTTGAACGCATAAAAACCATCCTGGGCCGTACACCCAACTTCACCGAACTGAGCATGTACTCGGTTATGTGGAGCGAGCACTGCAGCTATAAGAACTCCATCGTATGGCTGAAAAGCTTACCCCGGGAAGGCGGCAGGCTGCTCGTGAAAGCTGGTGAGGAAAATGCCGGTTTGGTAGACATCGGCGACGGCTGGGCCTGCGTTTTTAAAATCGAATCGCATAACCACCCCTCCGCCCTCGAACCCTTCCAGGGCGCTGCCACCGGGGTAGGAGGCATCCACCGCGATATTTTCACCATGGGCGCCCGCCCCATCGCGGCCCTCAACTCCCTGCGCTTCGGCAATATCAACGATAAAAAGAACCAGCACCTGCTCAAAGGCGTGGTACACGGCATCGGCCATTACGGCAACTGCTTCGGCGTACCCACCGTAGGCGGTGAAGTATATTTTGAAGACTGCTACGGTACCAACCCCCTCGTAAACGCGATGAGCGTGGGCGTACTGAAAGTAGGCACCATGGTATCCGCCACCTCCTACGGAGAAGGCAACCCCGTGTTCATCGTGGGCTCCGCCACCGGTAAAGACGGCATCGGCGGCGCTTCCTTCGCCTCCGCAGATATCACCGAAGAATCCGCCAAAGATCTCCCCGCCGTACAGGTAGGCGACCCCTTCCAGGAAAAGAAACTCCTCGAAGCCTGCCTCGAAGTGGTGAAAACCAATGCCCTCGTCGGCATGCAGGACATGGGCGCCGCAGGTATCACCTGCTCCACCGCCGAAATGTCCGCCAAAGGCGAACACGGCATGATCATCCACCTCGACAAGGTGCCCACCCGCCAATCGAACATGAAAGGCTGGGAAATGCTCCTTTCCGAAAGCCAGGAACGCATGCTCATCGTGGTACATAAAGGCCGCGAGAAAGAAGTACTCGATATTTTCGAGAAATGGGACCTCCACTGCGTACAGATCGGCGAAGTCACCAAAGACCCCGTGCTCCGCTTCTATATGAACGGTGAACTGGAGGCCGAAGTGCCCGCTGAAAGCCTCGTGCTCGGCGGCGGAGCGCCCCAGTACCACCGCGCTTACGTTGAGCCTAAATACTTCGAGAAAGTAAAACAATTCGATATCCAGAACATTCCGGACGTGGCCGATGCCCGGAAAGTAGCCGAGAAAATCGCCCAACTCCCCAACATCGCTTCCAAACGCTGGGTATACACGCAGTACGACAGCATGGTAGGCACCGCCAACGCCAGCACCAACGCACCTTCCGATGCATCCATCGTGGTAGTGAAAGGTTCTAAAAAGGCGCTCGCCGTTACCACTGACTGTAACTCCCGCTACGTATATGCTGACCCCCACACCGGCGGCCAGATCGCAGTGGCGGAAGCAGCCCGTAACATCGTTTGCTCCGGCGGCGAACCCGTAGCCATCACCAACTGCCTCAACTTCGGCAACCCCTACGATCCGGAAGTATACTACCAGTTCGTACACGCCATCCAGGGCATGGGCGAAGCCTGCCGCAAGTTCAATACCCCCGTAACCGGCGGTAACGTGAGCTTCTACAACCAGAGCCCCGACGGACCCGTGTACCCCACGCCCACCATCGGCATGCTCGGTGTGCTCGACACCATGGACCAGCGCATCACCCTCGATTTCAAAAATAACGGCGACCTCATCTACCTCGTAGGCCGCAGCTATAACGATATCAGCAGCTCCGAATACCTCCATAAGCTCGTGGGCGTGGAATTCAGCCCCGCCCCGCACTTCAAACTGGAAGAAGAGCACCGCCTCCAGCAAGCCATCACCAAACTCAACGCCGCAGGCCTGGTTCAGTCCGCCCACGACGTGAGCGAAGGCGGCCTGTTCATCACCCTCCTGGAAAGCGCCATGGCAGGTAAATCCGGATTCGAAATCAACACCAACAAAGACTTCCGCAAAGACGCCTTCCTCTTCGGCGAAGCGCAGTCCCGCGTGGTGGTGACCGTGAACCCGGCCGATAAAGAAAAATTCGAGTCGCTGCTCCACGGCCTCGTAGACGCTTCCGCCACTTCCGTTCGCTTCGAACTGCTCGGCACCGTAAAAGGAAACAGCATGATCGTTGACGGCGAAAACTGGGGCAATACCGCCGACTGGAAAGTGAAATACGATACCGCGCTGGAAAGCCACCTGTAA